Proteins from one Sulfurovum sp. TSL1 genomic window:
- a CDS encoding ElyC/SanA/YdcF family protein, which translates to MDFFLKKFISMFLMPLPLGVFFIVLALLLLYRNKTKPAKFMLALSMIWFFLFSYPPFANTLLYSLESKIPTLHKAPENVKYIYVLGGRHHTDESLPITSQIVETSVVRLTEGIRLYHQLHEEASIIVSGGRGSFDPTTHAAMQKKLALALGVKKEKIILRPEPRDTEEEAIAAKALLDDTPFILVTSASHMARAVQFFKNEGLEPIPAPTNHLGRIQHPNYTDLFSSDALEKSRIVFHEVLGLIWQKIKGI; encoded by the coding sequence ATGGATTTTTTTCTCAAAAAATTTATCTCCATGTTTTTAATGCCCCTTCCGCTTGGGGTGTTTTTCATCGTTTTGGCTTTACTGTTACTCTACAGAAACAAAACCAAACCGGCAAAATTCATGCTTGCATTGAGTATGATATGGTTCTTTCTCTTTTCCTATCCACCGTTTGCCAATACGCTTTTATATAGTCTTGAGTCAAAAATTCCGACACTTCATAAGGCACCTGAGAATGTCAAATATATTTATGTGCTGGGTGGGAGACATCATACGGATGAAAGTTTGCCCATCACCTCTCAGATCGTTGAAACATCAGTTGTTCGCTTAACTGAAGGTATACGCCTTTACCATCAACTACACGAAGAAGCCAGTATCATTGTTTCAGGGGGAAGAGGATCATTTGATCCTACTACCCATGCTGCTATGCAAAAAAAATTGGCGCTGGCCTTAGGTGTAAAAAAAGAAAAGATCATACTTCGTCCCGAACCAAGAGATACAGAAGAGGAAGCCATAGCTGCAAAAGCATTACTGGATGATACGCCATTTATCTTGGTCACCTCAGCCTCTCATATGGCAAGAGCCGTACAGTTCTTCAAAAATGAGGGATTAGAGCCTATCCCGGCACCCACGAACCATTTGGGAAGGATACAACACCCTAACTATACTGATTTATTTTCCTCTGACGCACTTGAAAAGTCCCGTATCGTATTTCATGAAGTACTGGGTCTCATCTGGCAAAAAATAAAAGGTATATGA
- a CDS encoding saccharopine dehydrogenase family protein, whose product MSKNTLIIGAGGVGNVVAFKCAMNADTFGNITLASRTLSKCDAIAANVKEKTGVEIQTRAVDADSIPELKELIAATGASIVINVALPYQDLTIMDACEEMQVDYLDTANYEHPDTAKFEYKEQWARDEEFRKANIMGLLGSGFDPGATNVFCAYAQKHYFDEIHTIDILDCNAGDHGYPFATNFNPEINLREVSAKGRYWQKNDNGQGEWIETEPMEIMQVWDYPEVGPKDSYLLYHEEMESLVKHIKGLKRIRFFMTFGQSYLTHMKCLENVGMLGIKEVEHKGMKIVPMEFLATLLPDPASLGPRTKGKTNIGIFAKGIKDGKERSIYIYQVSDHEECYAEVMSQGVSYTTGVPAMIGAKLMLEGKWEGKGVFNLEQLDPDPFMEEMNKQGLPWKVMELGADETRIVE is encoded by the coding sequence ATGTCTAAAAATACCCTTATCATCGGTGCCGGTGGCGTCGGAAATGTTGTGGCTTTCAAGTGTGCCATGAATGCTGATACCTTTGGCAATATCACGTTGGCCAGCCGCACGCTCAGCAAGTGTGATGCCATCGCTGCAAATGTCAAAGAAAAAACAGGTGTAGAGATACAGACACGGGCGGTCGATGCAGATTCCATACCTGAACTGAAAGAACTCATTGCTGCTACGGGTGCAAGTATTGTCATCAATGTGGCACTTCCCTACCAGGACCTCACCATTATGGATGCCTGTGAGGAGATGCAGGTAGATTACCTAGATACGGCAAACTATGAACATCCAGATACGGCTAAATTTGAGTACAAAGAGCAGTGGGCCAGAGATGAAGAGTTTAGAAAAGCGAACATCATGGGACTTCTGGGTTCCGGTTTTGACCCTGGAGCGACGAATGTATTTTGTGCCTATGCACAGAAACACTATTTCGATGAGATCCATACCATTGACATTCTTGACTGTAATGCAGGTGACCATGGGTATCCTTTTGCTACCAACTTCAACCCTGAGATCAATCTTCGCGAAGTCTCAGCAAAGGGTCGCTACTGGCAAAAAAATGATAATGGACAAGGGGAGTGGATAGAGACAGAGCCGATGGAGATCATGCAAGTATGGGATTACCCGGAAGTGGGACCAAAAGACAGTTACCTGCTATACCATGAAGAGATGGAGTCATTGGTCAAACATATCAAAGGGCTGAAACGTATCAGATTTTTCATGACGTTCGGACAAAGTTACCTGACACATATGAAGTGTCTGGAAAATGTGGGTATGCTGGGGATCAAGGAAGTCGAACACAAAGGTATGAAGATCGTTCCTATGGAATTCCTTGCTACACTGCTTCCGGACCCTGCAAGTCTTGGACCGCGTACCAAAGGAAAAACGAACATCGGTATCTTTGCCAAAGGTATCAAAGACGGTAAAGAGAGAAGTATCTACATTTACCAGGTCAGTGACCATGAAGAGTGTTATGCAGAGGTAATGAGCCAGGGAGTAAGCTATACAACGGGTGTACCTGCCATGATCGGAGCGAAACTGATGCTCGAAGGCAAGTGGGAAGGTAAAGGTGTCTTTAACCTCGAACAGCTTGACCCTGATCCGTTTATGGAAGAGATGAACAAGCAGGGGTTGCCTTGGAAGGTCATGGAACTTGGAGCGGATGAAACAAGGATCGTAGAGTAA
- a CDS encoding AEC family transporter, producing the protein MIETLMSILFVYVFILLGYMAKRIFKEEMNPKTLTLMSVYFLQPFVTIWGFSTARLQSEHLYVPLIYLAIILLLLFPTILLGKVLFSDPKERAIFSIAGFVGNTGNIGIPLGIALFGEASVIYTTLINIANVFVVYIIGVYIYSRGSFSIRESLLNIIRIPIIPASIVAILINIYEVPLSTEIIEFFKMGAYAGIVLQLFLLGTFLQGICIKELHPKLFIGTIGQKFIMVPLATALILSLTDLPLFVQGVIFMEMMVPLAVANINLASLYNCRPKDVTSLILLSTLLFMPLLFGLSYVINHYYL; encoded by the coding sequence ATGATTGAAACACTTATGAGCATACTCTTTGTCTATGTCTTCATACTTTTGGGCTATATGGCCAAACGTATCTTCAAGGAAGAGATGAATCCCAAAACACTCACTTTGATGTCTGTCTACTTTTTGCAGCCCTTTGTCACCATCTGGGGGTTTAGTACAGCCAGACTGCAGAGTGAGCATCTTTATGTCCCTCTGATCTATCTTGCCATTATCCTTCTGCTGCTCTTTCCGACCATCCTGCTGGGAAAAGTACTTTTCAGCGATCCCAAAGAAAGGGCCATCTTTTCCATTGCCGGATTTGTAGGAAATACAGGGAACATCGGTATCCCGTTGGGTATCGCCCTCTTTGGAGAAGCCTCTGTCATCTATACGACCCTGATCAACATCGCCAATGTATTTGTCGTCTATATCATCGGGGTCTACATCTACTCACGCGGTTCATTCAGTATCAGAGAGTCACTTTTGAACATCATCAGGATCCCTATTATCCCGGCTTCCATCGTAGCGATACTCATCAATATTTATGAAGTGCCTCTCAGTACGGAGATCATTGAATTTTTCAAAATGGGTGCCTATGCCGGTATCGTTCTGCAACTTTTTTTACTGGGAACATTCCTGCAGGGTATCTGTATCAAAGAACTCCATCCAAAGCTCTTTATAGGGACCATAGGCCAAAAATTCATTATGGTTCCGTTGGCGACGGCTCTCATACTCTCTTTGACAGATTTACCGCTTTTTGTACAGGGTGTGATCTTTATGGAAATGATGGTGCCTCTGGCTGTTGCCAACATCAATCTCGCCTCACTCTATAACTGCAGACCTAAAGATGTCACGTCCCTTATCCTGCTGAGTACACTTTTGTTTATGCCGTTGCTATTTGGGCTTAGTTATGTCATAAATCACTACTATTTGTGA
- a CDS encoding DedA family protein, translating into MDFSSLETWGYLAIAFFAFGGSLFIVAAAGVFSFMGNMDLGIALSVATVSNFLGDIFLFYLGKYQKKEIQPYFAKHKRKIALATLIMRKYGVWAIFIQKFLYGIKTLVPLSMALAKYDFKKFAFYNVFASIVFVLTIGLSAYYSSEAIITVFEYIKLNPWIAPVILFSIIGVLWFAMENMTKKKK; encoded by the coding sequence ATGGATTTTTCTTCTTTGGAGACCTGGGGTTACTTGGCTATTGCATTTTTTGCATTCGGCGGTTCACTCTTTATTGTTGCTGCAGCAGGTGTTTTTTCATTTATGGGCAATATGGACTTGGGCATAGCATTGTCTGTGGCTACGGTATCAAACTTTTTAGGGGATATCTTTCTTTTTTATCTGGGGAAATACCAGAAAAAAGAGATACAGCCTTACTTTGCGAAACATAAACGTAAAATAGCCCTTGCAACACTGATCATGCGCAAGTACGGCGTATGGGCCATTTTTATACAGAAGTTTCTTTATGGTATCAAAACCCTTGTACCACTCTCTATGGCGCTTGCCAAATATGACTTTAAAAAGTTTGCGTTCTATAATGTATTTGCCTCTATTGTGTTTGTGCTGACGATAGGACTGAGTGCGTATTATTCGAGTGAGGCTATCATTACTGTGTTTGAATATATTAAACTGAACCCATGGATAGCACCGGTGATCTTGTTTAGTATTATAGGTGTTTTGTGGTTTGCTATGGAGAATATGACCAAGAAGAAAAAGTAG
- a CDS encoding pyridoxal phosphate-dependent aminotransferase, with protein MLSDRIQTLSPSLTIAISSLARDLKAQGKDILSFSAGEPDFGTPQRIKDEAIKAINDGFTQYTAVPGIPELLEAVAAKLKRDNNLDYAPSDIIVSNGAKQSLFNLFQAVLNEGDEVIIPSPYWVTYPELVKYASAVPVIAETNEISGFKMTADQLSAAITPKTKMVILTSPSNPTGSVYSKEELEALAAVLEGTDIMVVSDEMYEKLVYDIDFVAAASISEDMYQRTVTVNGLSKSVAMTGWRFGYLATPNKELIAAMNKLQSQSTSNINSITQKAAIPALLGEVDSEIEQMRRAFEGRAEEAVKLFNDIDGLSVLKPQGAFYLFVNIKDISNDSIEFCKELLQSTGVAVVPGIGFGSEGYFRFSFATDITTIREGIRRIEKFVKSKK; from the coding sequence ATGCTTTCAGACCGTATACAAACACTCTCTCCCTCTCTTACTATAGCCATCTCTTCGCTTGCTCGTGATTTAAAAGCACAGGGAAAAGATATTCTTTCTTTCTCTGCGGGTGAACCGGATTTTGGGACACCGCAACGTATCAAAGATGAGGCTATCAAAGCGATCAATGACGGGTTTACACAATACACTGCAGTACCGGGTATACCAGAGCTTTTAGAAGCCGTAGCAGCCAAACTGAAAAGAGACAACAACCTTGACTACGCACCTTCAGACATTATCGTAAGCAATGGTGCAAAACAGTCTCTTTTTAATCTTTTTCAAGCAGTACTGAATGAAGGTGACGAGGTCATCATTCCTTCACCCTATTGGGTCACCTATCCTGAATTGGTCAAATATGCAAGCGCGGTACCTGTCATTGCAGAGACCAATGAGATCAGCGGATTCAAAATGACCGCTGATCAGCTCAGCGCTGCCATTACACCTAAAACAAAAATGGTCATATTGACTTCTCCGTCAAACCCTACGGGTTCAGTTTATTCCAAAGAAGAACTCGAAGCACTTGCAGCGGTACTAGAAGGTACGGATATCATGGTGGTCAGTGATGAAATGTATGAGAAGCTTGTCTATGACATTGACTTTGTAGCCGCGGCAAGTATCAGTGAAGATATGTACCAAAGAACGGTGACCGTGAATGGTCTGAGCAAATCTGTGGCGATGACAGGATGGCGTTTTGGATACCTGGCGACACCGAACAAAGAGCTCATAGCTGCCATGAACAAGCTTCAAAGCCAAAGTACCTCAAACATCAACTCTATTACACAAAAAGCAGCTATCCCTGCCCTGCTTGGTGAAGTCGACAGTGAAATAGAACAAATGAGAAGAGCGTTTGAGGGAAGAGCAGAAGAGGCAGTCAAACTCTTTAACGACATTGACGGTCTCTCTGTCCTTAAACCCCAAGGTGCATTTTATCTCTTCGTCAATATCAAAGATATCTCAAATGACTCTATAGAGTTCTGTAAAGAGCTGCTTCAGTCTACCGGTGTTGCTGTTGTTCCCGGCATAGGTTTCGGATCAGAAGGTTACTTTAGATTCTCCTTTGCTACAGACATCACAACGATCCGTGAAGGTATCAGACGTATCGAAAAGTTTGTAAAGAGTAAAAAGTAA
- the cysE gene encoding serine O-acetyltransferase — translation MNPFSLIKEDFLNVKRNDPALHSTFELFFNYPGLWALFFYRLAHPLYKKGLRFLPRLISAIGQFLTVIDIHPAATIGRRVFIDHGVGVVIGETAVIGDDVIIYQQVTLGGVSLTKGKRHPTIENGAVIGAGAKVLGNITIGANSKVGANSVVVKNVPADSTAVGIPARVLKRGFDKTPLSHDKIPDINKEIFQYLLKRLAVLETAIETGDNAHIKEKDHELDALYDNFIHSMD, via the coding sequence TTGAATCCATTTAGTCTTATCAAAGAAGATTTTCTCAATGTAAAAAGAAATGACCCTGCCCTGCACTCTACCTTTGAACTCTTTTTTAACTACCCCGGACTATGGGCACTTTTTTTTTATCGTTTGGCACACCCGCTTTACAAAAAAGGGCTAAGGTTCCTTCCGCGGCTCATCTCTGCAATCGGACAGTTTTTAACAGTGATAGATATACATCCCGCTGCAACCATCGGCCGCAGGGTTTTCATTGACCATGGTGTGGGGGTTGTGATCGGAGAAACAGCGGTCATCGGCGATGATGTCATCATCTATCAACAGGTCACACTTGGCGGGGTCAGCCTTACAAAAGGTAAAAGACACCCGACGATAGAAAATGGTGCAGTCATCGGTGCGGGAGCCAAAGTACTCGGAAACATCACCATTGGGGCCAACTCCAAGGTCGGTGCGAACTCTGTTGTGGTAAAAAATGTACCGGCCGATTCGACTGCCGTAGGTATTCCTGCACGTGTCCTTAAACGCGGATTCGATAAAACACCGCTCAGTCACGATAAAATCCCGGATATCAATAAAGAGATATTTCAATATCTTCTCAAACGTCTTGCAGTGCTTGAAACAGCGATTGAAACCGGGGATAATGCACATATTAAAGAAAAAGACCATGAGCTCGATGCACTTTATGATAACTTTATCCACTCTATGGATTAG
- the speA gene encoding biosynthetic arginine decarboxylase, with protein MKNFGLDIWGDDNFIIQGDTININHASKPSLLSITQEIRDKGYKGPLLLRFPHLLEKQISTLFKTFEKAKQEFKYKGNFQAVFPLKVNQFPNFVHALMDVSKNYNYGLEAGSKAELIIAMTKTPLGAPITVNGFKDKEMISLCFIAAKMGHNITVTIEGLTELETIIQVNKEFNEDVETPISPKIGVRIRLHSSGIGIWAKSGGYGSKFGLTSTELLEAYEMLKQHALLDYLWMIHFHIGSQMGDIAPLKKALREAGNIYADLKKRGADALGAINLGGGLAVEYSQHEDKQERNYSLREFANDVVFLMQDISKRKGVEEPDIFTESGRYIAASHSVLVAPVLELFSQEYTEKGLRLKEVNPPLVEELYDLYNSLSRARAREYLHDALDHMESLLTLFDLGYIDLEDRSNTEILVNLIIKKSIALLKNEDSDELKKLQDRIQEKYLVNFSAFQSLPDFWGLAQHFPIMPLDRLDIKPTNPASIWDITCDSDGEIGFNRDLPLYLHDIDVDTEEYFLAFFLTGAYQEVLGMKHNLFTHPTEAVINFDAEGKYTIDNLIEAQNIMDVLDDLDYDTYLIDKVLKYNIEESVLLNNEEKRELLGKLYLYLSENSYLKTIQAIDEER; from the coding sequence ATGAAAAATTTTGGGTTAGACATTTGGGGTGATGACAACTTTATCATTCAGGGTGATACTATCAATATCAATCATGCCTCTAAGCCATCATTGCTTTCCATCACACAGGAGATCCGTGATAAAGGCTATAAAGGGCCTCTTCTTCTGCGTTTTCCTCATCTCCTGGAGAAACAGATATCTACACTCTTTAAAACTTTTGAAAAAGCCAAACAGGAATTTAAATACAAAGGAAATTTTCAAGCTGTTTTTCCTCTCAAGGTCAATCAATTTCCAAATTTTGTGCATGCACTGATGGATGTTTCCAAAAATTACAACTACGGCCTTGAGGCGGGAAGTAAAGCCGAACTGATTATTGCTATGACCAAAACCCCTCTGGGTGCACCTATCACGGTGAATGGTTTTAAAGACAAAGAGATGATATCACTCTGTTTCATCGCAGCAAAGATGGGGCACAACATCACCGTGACCATAGAAGGTTTAACAGAGTTGGAGACGATCATCCAGGTCAACAAAGAGTTTAATGAGGATGTAGAAACACCTATCTCACCTAAGATCGGTGTACGTATACGTCTTCACAGTTCAGGCATAGGTATCTGGGCAAAAAGCGGAGGATACGGTTCTAAATTCGGTCTTACTTCCACCGAGCTTCTTGAGGCCTATGAAATGCTGAAACAGCATGCGCTTTTAGACTATCTCTGGATGATCCATTTTCATATAGGTTCACAGATGGGAGACATCGCTCCACTTAAAAAAGCATTGAGGGAAGCCGGAAATATTTATGCAGATCTCAAAAAACGCGGGGCAGATGCACTTGGGGCGATCAATCTCGGTGGAGGCCTTGCTGTTGAATACAGCCAACATGAGGATAAACAGGAGAGAAACTATTCTCTACGGGAATTTGCCAATGATGTGGTGTTCCTTATGCAGGATATTTCCAAACGAAAAGGTGTGGAAGAACCGGATATCTTTACCGAGTCTGGACGATATATCGCCGCGTCTCACTCGGTGCTTGTTGCACCTGTACTTGAACTCTTCTCCCAGGAATATACAGAGAAAGGACTGCGTCTCAAAGAGGTCAACCCTCCACTGGTAGAAGAACTCTATGACCTTTATAACTCTTTAAGCCGTGCACGTGCGAGAGAGTACCTGCATGATGCACTTGATCATATGGAAAGCCTGCTGACGCTCTTTGATCTAGGCTACATTGACCTTGAAGACCGTTCCAATACAGAGATACTTGTCAACCTTATCATCAAAAAATCTATCGCACTGCTCAAGAATGAAGACAGTGATGAACTCAAAAAACTGCAGGACCGTATACAGGAAAAGTACCTTGTCAATTTCTCCGCTTTCCAGTCACTGCCTGACTTTTGGGGTCTGGCGCAGCACTTTCCCATCATGCCTTTGGACCGTTTGGATATCAAACCGACCAATCCGGCAAGCATTTGGGATATCACCTGTGACAGTGATGGGGAGATAGGCTTTAACCGTGATCTTCCACTCTACCTGCATGATATCGATGTGGATACAGAAGAGTACTTTTTAGCTTTTTTCCTTACAGGCGCGTATCAAGAGGTCCTGGGTATGAAACATAACCTCTTTACCCACCCTACTGAAGCAGTGATCAACTTTGATGCAGAGGGGAAATATACCATTGATAATTTGATCGAAGCACAGAACATTATGGATGTTTTAGATGATCTGGATTATGATACCTATCTCATAGATAAAGTACTCAAATACAATATAGAAGAATCTGTTCTTTTGAACAATGAAGAAAAACGTGAACTTCTAGGAAAACTTTACCTTTATTTAAGTGAAAACAGCTATCTTAAGACGATACAAGCCATTGACGAGGAGCGTTAA
- a CDS encoding ABC transporter permease, producing the protein MKQFLTYEADRDHLTLVSTGDWMLGTVLQIEKELLQVPTDKKIVWDVSGISDFDSAGVLLFIDYYERFQKETEVEIVGYTENQKDMYTLLHRDIPEIEAPRKQGMLENLGRRSYEVWDQIKSFITFLGHLFYAMFHTFVKPKDIRFKETIYHIHQSGFNALIIIALTSFLVGMVISYQGSVQLAKFGADIFIVDTVAISITRELGPMITAIVIAGRSGSAYTAEIGAMKITEEIAAMRTMGFDPYTFLVLPRIFALMVALPLLIFFADLIGILGGMVAASMQLDISMGLFTQRLYEVLEVKHYLLGMMKGPVFAFLIAAVGCFRGFQVSYNTESVGLHTTASVVNSIFLVIAFDALFSVIFTELGL; encoded by the coding sequence ATGAAACAATTCTTAACCTACGAAGCCGACCGGGATCACCTTACGCTTGTCTCTACAGGAGATTGGATGCTTGGCACGGTACTTCAGATAGAAAAGGAACTGCTCCAGGTCCCTACTGATAAAAAGATCGTTTGGGATGTTTCGGGTATCAGTGATTTTGACAGTGCAGGGGTACTGCTTTTTATAGACTATTATGAACGATTTCAAAAAGAGACAGAGGTGGAGATCGTAGGGTATACAGAGAATCAAAAAGATATGTATACGCTGCTTCATAGAGATATCCCGGAGATCGAAGCACCAAGAAAACAAGGTATGCTGGAAAACCTGGGTAGAAGAAGCTATGAGGTATGGGATCAAATAAAGAGTTTCATTACTTTTTTAGGGCATCTTTTTTATGCCATGTTCCATACATTCGTCAAACCTAAAGATATACGTTTTAAAGAGACCATCTACCATATCCATCAATCAGGCTTCAATGCCCTGATCATCATCGCTTTAACATCATTTTTAGTAGGGATGGTCATCTCCTATCAGGGGTCTGTTCAGTTAGCCAAGTTCGGCGCAGATATTTTTATCGTAGATACGGTCGCGATATCCATTACCAGGGAGTTGGGACCTATGATCACAGCTATTGTGATCGCAGGACGCAGCGGTTCTGCCTACACGGCTGAAATAGGGGCGATGAAAATCACAGAAGAGATAGCCGCCATGCGTACGATGGGCTTTGATCCTTATACTTTCCTGGTACTTCCGCGTATCTTTGCTTTAATGGTAGCACTGCCATTGTTGATCTTCTTCGCGGATCTTATAGGTATCCTGGGTGGTATGGTCGCTGCGAGTATGCAGCTGGATATTTCTATGGGATTGTTCACCCAAAGGCTTTATGAGGTGTTGGAAGTGAAACACTATCTACTCGGTATGATGAAGGGACCGGTCTTTGCATTTCTCATCGCTGCGGTAGGATGCTTTAGAGGATTTCAGGTCTCTTATAATACTGAGAGTGTGGGACTTCATACAACCGCGTCAGTGGTGAACTCGATCTTTTTAGTGATCGCATTTGATGCCCTTTTCTCAGTGATATTTACGGAGCTTGGGCTATGA
- a CDS encoding ABC transporter ATP-binding protein codes for MNNVIQVKDVITRFGERTVHDGVSLHIDENEIYAILGQSGSGKSVLMKEMIMLLEPSAGEITVLGKSLSRIGFKEAQALRSDWGVLFQFGALYSSLTVAENIEVQLKEYTDISKEMRDKLVRSKLALVGLDPHVGSLYPSELSGGMVKRAALARALAMEPKLLFLDEPTSGLDPIGARNFDALIVELRDLLGITVVMITHDLESIFSIVDRLAVLADQHVVAEGSLENVLQSQHPFVEEFFKNEYIKERFKEKVKDV; via the coding sequence ATGAATAACGTCATTCAGGTAAAAGATGTCATCACGAGATTTGGTGAAAGAACGGTGCATGATGGGGTGAGTCTTCATATCGATGAAAATGAGATCTATGCGATCTTGGGTCAAAGCGGTTCAGGAAAATCGGTACTCATGAAAGAGATGATCATGCTGCTGGAACCCAGTGCAGGTGAGATAACCGTTTTGGGTAAATCACTAAGCCGTATAGGTTTTAAAGAGGCACAGGCATTACGCAGTGACTGGGGTGTGCTTTTTCAGTTCGGAGCACTCTACTCCTCTTTGACGGTCGCGGAAAATATAGAGGTACAGCTTAAGGAGTATACGGATATCTCAAAAGAGATGAGAGATAAACTGGTACGATCCAAGCTGGCACTTGTGGGATTGGACCCTCATGTAGGCAGTCTGTATCCTTCCGAACTCAGTGGCGGGATGGTGAAACGTGCAGCACTTGCAAGGGCATTGGCGATGGAGCCAAAGCTCCTTTTTTTAGATGAACCGACCTCCGGTCTGGATCCCATAGGTGCACGAAATTTTGATGCACTGATCGTGGAGCTGCGTGATCTCTTAGGTATCACGGTTGTAATGATCACACATGACCTTGAGAGCATTTTCAGTATCGTGGACAGGCTGGCCGTTTTGGCAGATCAGCATGTGGTTGCAGAGGGATCACTGGAAAATGTGTTACAATCACAACATCCCTTTGTAGAAGAATTCTTTAAGAATGAATACATCAAAGAGAGATTCAAAGAGAAGGTTAAAGATGTATAG
- a CDS encoding MlaD family protein produces MYSRVNYTIVGIFVVLFGAGMVWFAFWLAKVDLQEEFDIYKLEMHESVAGLSIDSNVKLRGVDIGSVSAIQIDPQDIETVEVFVKIKKGIPIKEDMVAHTAMFGVTGLLSIEIEGGTNGAKTLEPTDDYIPIIKTKTSFLTQLAGDIGGASGKIEALLVQSQKLLSDDNIETLGEILDNIEQMTAKGGELEEKVILTLDEFRVSLANMNGEFKKIQQDFAEIKQVSVPTIDKLMETSKNFNRMTLKVENTIERGDYNLKQIFEPMLIEIRILTNQLTAMSKQLEQNPSELLFKSRSLRKGPGE; encoded by the coding sequence ATGTATAGCAGAGTCAATTATACCATTGTGGGTATCTTCGTAGTACTTTTTGGTGCAGGAATGGTATGGTTTGCTTTTTGGCTTGCCAAGGTTGATCTGCAAGAAGAATTTGACATCTATAAACTCGAAATGCATGAATCTGTTGCAGGTCTCTCTATAGATTCCAATGTCAAATTACGTGGTGTGGATATCGGCAGTGTCAGTGCCATACAAATTGATCCTCAAGATATAGAAACCGTTGAAGTATTCGTCAAAATAAAAAAAGGGATACCCATCAAAGAAGATATGGTAGCGCATACAGCGATGTTCGGTGTGACCGGACTTTTGTCCATAGAGATCGAAGGTGGTACGAACGGAGCTAAAACCTTGGAGCCTACAGATGACTATATCCCGATAATTAAGACAAAAACCTCCTTTCTCACACAGTTGGCAGGTGACATTGGCGGAGCAAGCGGAAAGATCGAAGCGCTTTTAGTACAGAGCCAGAAACTGCTTTCGGATGATAACATTGAAACGTTGGGTGAGATCCTTGATAATATAGAACAAATGACAGCCAAAGGTGGAGAACTGGAAGAAAAGGTCATATTGACACTGGATGAATTCAGGGTATCTCTGGCAAATATGAATGGGGAGTTCAAAAAGATACAGCAGGATTTTGCAGAAATTAAACAGGTTTCTGTGCCTACCATCGACAAATTAATGGAAACAAGTAAGAATTTCAATCGTATGACACTCAAAGTTGAAAATACGATAGAGAGAGGGGATTATAATCTCAAACAGATCTTTGAACCTATGCTTATAGAGATACGCATATTGACAAATCAACTCACTGCGATGTCAAAGCAGCTTGAACAAAACCCTAGTGAGTTGCTTTTTAAATCCAGATCATTAAGAAAGGGACCGGGAGAATGA
- a CDS encoding ABC-type transport auxiliary lipoprotein family protein — MRRSTLTHIVAMMIATGLIGCSKAPVLNVYSLNVPEVHTETAGHYKDKSIKVTFPQSIKEPLSEKMHFSYTANDRGAYQNSQWSNNMSRILQGTFIEVLDHSRLFKVVLSDMSTLEENYRLESNIFDFEHQVRGRDSYAVVSIQFTLIDADRGRLVKSKRFSYKEPTPTTDAKGYANATNRVIAKLSQDLLKWLK, encoded by the coding sequence ATGAGAAGAAGTACACTGACCCATATCGTGGCTATGATGATAGCAACAGGATTGATAGGGTGCAGTAAAGCACCTGTCCTCAACGTCTATAGTCTTAATGTTCCTGAGGTGCATACAGAGACTGCCGGTCACTATAAAGATAAAAGCATCAAAGTGACATTCCCGCAAAGTATCAAAGAACCGTTGTCTGAAAAAATGCACTTTTCCTATACCGCCAATGATAGAGGAGCCTACCAAAATTCCCAGTGGTCCAATAACATGAGCAGGATCTTGCAAGGTACATTCATAGAAGTCTTGGATCACAGCAGACTTTTCAAAGTGGTACTTTCAGATATGTCAACCCTTGAAGAGAACTATAGACTGGAAAGTAATATTTTTGATTTTGAACACCAGGTACGAGGCAGAGACTCTTATGCCGTGGTCTCCATACAATTTACCCTCATCGATGCAGACAGGGGCAGACTGGTAAAAAGTAAAAGATTTTCTTACAAAGAACCTACACCAACGACAGATGCCAAAGGTTATGCGAACGCAACCAATAGAGTGATCGCCAAACTCAGTCAAGATCTCTTGAAATGGCTTAAATAA